Below is a window of Chloroflexota bacterium DNA.
GTCTCATGAAGACCTTCTACAGCGGCGTATTTGGGCTGCACCCTGTCTCGGAGCGGAGCCCGGATGGGTTCCTGACGGACGGGTACATCAACTTTGCCTTTAACTATCGGAAGCCGGGATACCAGGCGGGGCTCGATCACTTCGGGTTCGAGGTCGACGACGTCGACGAGGTGCTTCGCCGGATCCAGGAGCTGTACCCGTCTGTCGGCGTGACCACGCGCCCCGCGCATCGTGGATACGTCGGCCGAGCGGGCCACGATCCCGAGGGGCACGTCTTCGATCTGTCCTACGCGGAGATGGGCGAGCGACGCCGCACAGTGATCCACGACAAGGACGGACACGACCGGACGACCCGGCACATTCACCACCTCGCCATGCGCGCATTGGACCCGGACCGCATCGCCAAGTTCTACACCGACGTATTCGAGCTCCGTTATCTCAAGCAGCCCGGCGCCGACCGCGTGCACCACCTGACCGACGGCGTCATCACCTTCGCCATCATGCCGTGGCGGATCCAGGACTACGCGGAGGCGGGAATCGTCGAGCGACCCGCGCTCGACCACGTCGGGTTCGAAGTCGAGAGCATCGAGGCATACAAGCACGACCTCGACGTGCTCGTCGCAGAATATCCTGAGGCGGCGCCGTGGGCGGACAAGCGCGACGAGCAGCGCCTCCGGGACGAGCGTGCCGCGCGCAATCGGCTGCTTGCCACCTGCGAGTATTGCGAAACGCACCTGTGGGACCCGGAGTGTGTATTCTTCGACGTTCGCGAACGCGAGCGGTAGCAGGGCACCGAGGGAGCCGCGGTCCGACCGCGGCGACAAGAACGACTCCTGAAGGCAAGGCCTCGAAGGCGCCGCCCATTCAGTCCGCCAGCGGAGCGTCACGCCGAAGCGCGTGACGTCTCTTCCCGCCCACCCACCACGAGGAGGCTGTAGAAGGATGGTTGAGCTGCGGAGCGCAGCGGTCACGAACCCGCGCTGGAGCCAGCACCCTGCCGACGAATGGTCGGACGCCATCGTCGCGTCGATGAAGCTCGGAGGCGTCGATCACCTCTTCTTCGTCTCCGGCACCGAGATCGTCTTTTACCAGGAAGCAATCGCCAAAGCCCGGCAGCGGGGCTGGCCCGCGCCTGACCTCATCACCGTCCCGCACGAACACGTGGCATTGAACGCGGCGCTCGGGGCGGCGGCAGCATCCGGCAAGCCGTCGGCCCTCGCCGTTCACGTCGACGTGGGCACGTTGAACACCGGCGCGGCCATCCATACCGCCTGGAAGGGCGGGTATCCGGTCCTGATCACGGCGGGCAACGCGCCGCGCGCCTATCCGCGGACGATGCCTGGCGCCCGCGACAACAGCGTCCAGTGGGTGCAGGAGCCCCGCGACCAGGGGGAGATCCTGCGCCAGTACACGAAGCTGGACCACCGCATGGAATACCAGGACAACCCGGGGCTCATGGTGAGCCGATTGCTTCAGGTCGCCATGAGCGAGCCGAAGGGCCCGGTGTACCTTTCCGTTCCCCTGGAGATTGCGAAGCAGCCTTTCCCGGATGCGACGACCTCCTTCCCCACGCGTGATCAGATGGGGGTCGCGCGGCCGATCTGGCCGGACCCCTCCGACGCGCGGCGGGTGGCGCAGTGGCTGATCGAAGCGGCCAACCCGGTCATCGTGACCGGCCATTCGGGCCGAAACCCTGATTCGGTGCCCGAGTTGGTGCGGCTTGCCGAGCTGCTGGCTGTCCCCGTCATGGACAGCAGCAGGACCAACCGAATGAACTTCCCCTTCAACCATCCGCTGTTCGGGACCGGGCCGCGCCCACATGAAGCGGACGTCATCCTCGTCTTCGAGGCGCTCGTCCCCTTCACACCGCCACGCGAGTGGCCCCGACCAGACGCGAAGATCGCATGGGTGGACGTCGATCCTGTCCAGTCCCGGTACAAGACCATGGAATTCGACGCGAACCTGTGGATCCCATCGACGACTCGCGGGGCCGCG
It encodes the following:
- a CDS encoding VOC family protein gives rise to the protein MEAKLTHIAISAVNPRLMKTFYSGVFGLHPVSERSPDGFLTDGYINFAFNYRKPGYQAGLDHFGFEVDDVDEVLRRIQELYPSVGVTTRPAHRGYVGRAGHDPEGHVFDLSYAEMGERRRTVIHDKDGHDRTTRHIHHLAMRALDPDRIAKFYTDVFELRYLKQPGADRVHHLTDGVITFAIMPWRIQDYAEAGIVERPALDHVGFEVESIEAYKHDLDVLVAEYPEAAPWADKRDEQRLRDERAARNRLLATCEYCETHLWDPECVFFDVRERER
- a CDS encoding thiamine pyrophosphate-requiring protein — its product is MVELRSAAVTNPRWSQHPADEWSDAIVASMKLGGVDHLFFVSGTEIVFYQEAIAKARQRGWPAPDLITVPHEHVALNAALGAAAASGKPSALAVHVDVGTLNTGAAIHTAWKGGYPVLITAGNAPRAYPRTMPGARDNSVQWVQEPRDQGEILRQYTKLDHRMEYQDNPGLMVSRLLQVAMSEPKGPVYLSVPLEIAKQPFPDATTSFPTRDQMGVARPIWPDPSDARRVAQWLIEAANPVIVTGHSGRNPDSVPELVRLAELLAVPVMDSSRTNRMNFPFNHPLFGTGPRPHEADVILVFEALVPFTPPREWPRPDAKIAWVDVDPVQSRYKTMEFDANLWIPSTTRGAASAIFEAAAARLSKSDLHRIEERRARLVERKQELAHQAEERGKRAGQRRPINPLWVGYQLGEVLDKDAILVNDGSLRVYPGRDEPGTYIKSGGSAGGFGSGAAFGAKIARPERDVVLATGDGYFMFGSPLVSLWCAAHHKAPFLSVVMVNRSYSTGTQTLARQYPNGVAVTTGDYTGGLFDPPPDFAKLAEAANGYGETVREPEDVGPALRRALKHVRDGTPAVVAVMLPTIPEEMAAGGELRGE